The Halalkalicoccus subterraneus genome has a segment encoding these proteins:
- a CDS encoding 1,4-dihydroxy-2-naphthoate polyprenyltransferase, translating into MSTVDVSRRKAWLMAARPQTLPVAAAPILVGIALALEDGVFSLLPALAAFVGATLIQIGTNFANDYYDAIKGADTDDREGFTRVTQSGLIEANEVKRAMALTFALAILVGTYLVSVGGVPILVVGLASIASGIAYTGGPYPYGYRGLGDLFVFVFFGLVAVTGTYYVQAAAVLAEPFPLWLPSGTVTTEAVVASLPVAALATAVLVVNNVRDLETDRETGKRTLAVLLGYRFSRAEYAALFALAYATPPWFLLSGFGLAVLLPYLTVPYAASVLRTLLTETSGEALNPALERTGKLVAAFAALFAIGLVIG; encoded by the coding sequence ATGAGTACGGTCGATGTCTCCCGGCGGAAAGCGTGGCTGATGGCCGCCCGCCCGCAGACGCTTCCGGTGGCTGCCGCACCGATCCTCGTCGGGATCGCGCTCGCGCTCGAGGACGGCGTGTTCTCCCTCCTACCGGCGCTGGCGGCGTTCGTGGGCGCGACGCTGATCCAGATCGGGACGAACTTCGCGAACGACTACTACGACGCGATCAAGGGTGCCGACACCGACGACCGCGAGGGCTTCACTCGCGTCACCCAGTCGGGTCTGATCGAAGCGAACGAGGTCAAGCGCGCGATGGCCCTCACCTTCGCGCTCGCGATCCTCGTCGGCACCTACCTCGTCTCCGTCGGCGGCGTCCCGATCCTCGTGGTCGGCCTCGCGAGCATCGCCTCGGGGATCGCCTACACCGGCGGGCCCTACCCCTACGGCTATCGCGGGTTGGGCGACCTCTTCGTGTTCGTCTTCTTCGGGCTGGTCGCGGTGACGGGCACCTACTACGTGCAGGCCGCCGCCGTCCTCGCCGAGCCGTTCCCGCTGTGGCTTCCCTCCGGGACGGTCACCACGGAGGCGGTCGTCGCCAGCCTCCCCGTCGCCGCGCTCGCGACCGCGGTGCTGGTCGTCAACAACGTCCGGGACCTCGAAACCGACCGCGAGACCGGCAAGCGAACGCTCGCGGTGCTGCTCGGGTATCGGTTCAGCAGGGCCGAGTACGCTGCGCTGTTCGCGCTCGCATACGCCACGCCGCCCTGGTTCCTCCTCTCGGGCTTCGGTCTCGCCGTCCTCCTGCCGTATCTCACCGTCCCCTACGCCGCCTCGGTCCTCCGGACCCTGCTCACGGAGACATCCGGCGAGGCGCTCAACCCGGCACTCGAACGCACCGGAAAACTGGTCGCGGCCTTCGCCGCGCTCTTCGCCATCGGGCTGGTGATCGGATGA
- a CDS encoding carboxymuconolactone decarboxylase family protein, with amino-acid sequence MARVPYVESEGVPEQHRDLLVSSLQDRPLHVYRALGNNPEVLAGLRGFLSSLWSDSGLTDRRRELVILAVTREIENEYEFHQHVTIARDVGIDDGAIAAVSRGEFDDLDEEEAVLLRYALAVVRGAVEDRDHDAVTVYYDESAVVGIAALAEGYTALGGIIDALGVELEEAFVGWDPTVE; translated from the coding sequence ATGGCTCGCGTTCCCTACGTCGAAAGCGAGGGCGTCCCAGAACAGCACCGCGATCTGCTCGTCTCGTCGCTGCAGGACCGCCCGCTGCACGTCTACCGGGCGCTCGGCAACAACCCCGAAGTGCTCGCCGGCCTGCGTGGCTTTCTCTCCTCGCTCTGGAGCGACAGCGGCCTTACGGACCGTCGCCGGGAGCTCGTGATTCTCGCAGTAACGAGGGAGATCGAAAACGAGTACGAGTTCCACCAGCACGTGACCATCGCCCGTGACGTCGGAATCGACGACGGAGCCATCGCCGCGGTGTCACGCGGGGAGTTCGATGACCTCGACGAGGAGGAGGCTGTCCTGCTTCGCTACGCGCTCGCGGTCGTCCGCGGGGCGGTCGAGGATCGGGATCACGACGCCGTCACCGTCTACTACGACGAGTCGGCCGTGGTCGGCATCGCGGCGCTCGCGGAGGGCTATACCGCCCTCGGCGGGATCATCGACGCGCTTGGCGTCGAGCTAGAGGAGGCGTTCGTCGGGTGGGATCCGACAGTCGAGTGA
- a CDS encoding 1,4-dihydroxy-2-naphthoyl-CoA synthase translates to MVSEIFDPDRWEPVENDFDDVTYHRARETGAVRIAFDRPELRNAFRPGTVDELYRALDHARKQTDVGCVLLTGNGPSEKDGGWAFCSGGDQSVRGGSGYEYRGDDEAADDDSDDVREAKAGRLHILEVQRLIRFMPKPVIAVVPGWAVGGGHSLHVICDMTLASEEHAKFLQTDPDVASFDAGFGSAYLARQVGQKKAREVFFLGKTYSAEEAVEMGMANETVPHEELEATAIEWANRITSKSPTAIRMLKFGFNAVDDGMVGQQVFAGEATRLGYMTDEAQEGRNAFLEKRDPDFDDYPWHY, encoded by the coding sequence ATGGTTTCCGAGATCTTCGATCCCGACCGCTGGGAACCCGTCGAGAACGACTTCGACGACGTCACCTACCACCGTGCGCGTGAGACGGGCGCGGTTCGGATCGCCTTCGACCGCCCCGAACTGCGAAACGCCTTCCGGCCCGGTACCGTCGACGAACTCTATCGCGCGCTGGATCACGCGCGCAAACAGACCGACGTGGGCTGTGTCCTGCTGACCGGGAACGGCCCCTCCGAAAAGGACGGCGGCTGGGCGTTCTGTTCGGGGGGTGACCAGTCAGTGCGGGGCGGTTCGGGCTACGAGTACCGCGGCGACGACGAGGCCGCGGACGACGATTCGGACGACGTCCGCGAGGCCAAGGCCGGCCGACTCCACATCCTCGAAGTCCAGCGGTTGATCCGGTTCATGCCAAAGCCCGTGATCGCCGTCGTACCGGGCTGGGCGGTCGGCGGTGGCCATTCCCTCCATGTCATCTGTGACATGACGCTCGCGAGCGAGGAGCACGCGAAGTTCCTCCAGACCGACCCCGACGTGGCGAGTTTCGACGCCGGGTTCGGTTCGGCCTACTTGGCTCGGCAGGTCGGCCAGAAGAAGGCGAGGGAGGTCTTCTTCCTCGGGAAGACCTACTCGGCCGAGGAGGCGGTGGAAATGGGGATGGCCAACGAAACAGTGCCCCACGAGGAGTTAGAGGCGACGGCCATCGAGTGGGCGAACCGGATCACCTCGAAGAGCCCGACCGCCATCCGCATGCTCAAGTTCGGGTTCAACGCCGTCGACGACGGGATGGTCGGCCAGCAGGTGTTCGCGGGCGAGGCCACCCGGCTGGGCTACATGACCGACGAGGCTCAAGAGGGTCGGAATGCCTTCCTCGAGAAGCGCGATCCCGACTTCGACGACTACCCGTGGCACTACTGA